A stretch of DNA from Flavobacteriaceae bacterium MAR_2009_75:
AAAAGGTAAGCAAGGTGCTCTACATCTAACAAGTCATTGATAGCGACTACATCTACACCCTCTCTTCTTACTGTTTCTCTGAAGACCAATCTTCCGATTCGGCCGAATCCGTTAATTCCTATTTTTAAATTTGACATGTGTTCTTGTTTTTAGAATTATAATTACGTTGTCATTATTTCAGAAACCCTAATGAGTTCCTTATCTATTTTTGTATGCCCCTTAATCGCCTTGCTGATCGGGGTAAGAATAATTTTATTGTTTTGAACGCCCACCATGAAGTTCGATTGGCCCTCAAGAAGACTTTCTACGGCTTTGACACCCATTCTACTGGCCAAAACCCTATCATAACAAGACGGAGCCCCACCACGCTGCATATGGCCAAGCACAGAAACTCTTACATCATAAATTGGTAAATGCTCTTCAACATATTCTTTGAGTTCGAAAACACTTTTACCTATTTTATCACCTTCTGCTACTACAACTATACTTGATGACTTACCTGATATTTTACTACGCTTTAAAGACTCTAAAAGTCGCTCTAAACCACGATTTTCTTCAGGAATCAATATCTCTTCAGCACCGGCACCAACCCCAGTGTTCAATGCAATATGGCCAACATCTCTACCCATAACCTCAACAAAGAACAGTCGGTTATGTGAACTTGCCGTATCTCTAATCTTGTCTATAACTTCAACCACCGTATTCATGGCAGTATCATAACCAACGGTGTTCGATGTACCGAAAATATCGTTATCTATAGTACCTGGTATACCTATTATAGGAAAGTGATATTCTTGATTAAATATCATGGCCCCGGTAAAACTTCCGTCACCACCGATTACCACAAAGGCATTTATACCCTCTGCGGTCAATTGTTCGTAGGCTTTCTTTCGACCCTCTGGAG
This window harbors:
- a CDS encoding 6-phosphofructokinase yields the protein MISEIKKIGVLTSGGDSPGMNAAIRSVVRTCAYMKVDCVGIYRGYQGMIEGDFKPMDARSVNNIINKGGTILKSARCDDFRTPEGRKKAYEQLTAEGINAFVVIGGDGSFTGAMIFNQEYHFPIIGIPGTIDNDIFGTSNTVGYDTAMNTVVEVIDKIRDTASSHNRLFFVEVMGRDVGHIALNTGVGAGAEEILIPEENRGLERLLESLKRSKISGKSSSIVVVAEGDKIGKSVFELKEYVEEHLPIYDVRVSVLGHMQRGGAPSCYDRVLASRMGVKAVESLLEGQSNFMVGVQNNKIILTPISKAIKGHTKIDKELIRVSEIMTT